The DNA window TCCCCGTGGTCTGGCCTTTTATCATGATCTATATGCTGCCACAATTAAAAGCTTTTACACCGCAGATCCGGTTATAAGTTATAAGTTATAACTTAAAAGTCAGGGAAAGCCGTCTGTCCCTGGATAAAGGGGTCCGGATATAATTATTAAACAGCCATGCTGAGACTCAAAAAGTTCCTGAGGCCCGGTGCAAGACCAAGTATGAATATCACAAGTTTAAGGAGATCTGAGTCCCCGGGGTCCTCAACATACCTGTCAATGGCATAGAGCGCCGCCACTATGACCGCTATCTTGAGGGGGAACATCACAAGGGCCGTGCCGGTGAGGGCCGTGAATGCCGATGGCAGAACATGCTGCTCAGCATAACCATAGAGGTCAACCGCAACGTAGGTTGAGGATGCATCAAAAAGGTGTGCGCATATCACGTAAAGGTTCATCCTCTCCCTTAGAAGTTCCCATTTAATGCTTATTATATAGAAAAGGACTGCTGATGCCAGGAATACTCCCAGTACAGAGAAAAAGGGTATGGGATTAATGTTCTGCATGCTTATGATGTTTGGTATGGAAAGAATCGCCCCTGTAGCGAATACAAGCTTTCTGTAATCCCATCCATAAATTTTCTCAAGTTTAACCGAGATGAGAAGCGTTGCTATTGCCGTGAGTCCCACGAGGATATATATGCCAGGTGTCACAAGGAGATGGGTGAGGGGGTAGATCCCATTATCAACAAGGGCCCTCGCACCTGACCCGAGAAATATGAAGGGAAGCAGCGGTACCAGGAGTTCCCGGGGACTCTTTTTAAGCCACCTGAACATTCTGAGTATGACGAGAACAACAGCCCCGAGTACAATGCCAAAAACGACTGTGTTGAGGGGTGTGTAGCCCGGGTGTAGGTAGAAGAAGTTGCTCTCCAGGAACTCCTGAAGCTCAGATATCATTTCTCATCCTGCCTATGAGTTTTTTATTGATTACCTCCCTCACAATCAGGGGAAGAGGTGTTCTTCTACCCTCAGGTCTGGTTTTACCCCTTCTTATGCCATCAATTATATCATCAACTGTATTTTCAGATTCCACCACCGTGAATGAACTTCCAACAGCCTCCACAAAGTGTGCATCACTTGCACCTATCTCAGGGATGCCCCTCTTTCTTGCGAATTTCCTGGCCCTCCAGTTGGAATACCCCACTATGTAGCGGGAGTTGAGGGTTTCAAGTGCATCAACACGTAGGTTTCTCTCGTTCACAAAGAGGCCCTGCCTGTACCTGACAAAGGGGTGTGGGATTATGGCAAGTGCATCCTGTGAGTGTATCTCATCCAGGGTCTCTGCAGGTGTGAGGCCCCTCTGTATTTCCTCCTGCACTCCCAGTGCCACTATGTGGCCTGCAGATGTGCTGAGCTCCACTGCAGGAACCACCGTGACCCCAAACTCTGCTGAGGCCCCCATGGCAATCAGGGACCCCTTCACTGTATTGTGGTCTGCAATCGCAACTACATCGAGGCCCACAATGGAGGCCCTTTTCAGTATATCCTGTGGCGTTCCCCTTGCATCCCCTGAGTATACGGTGTGTATGTGGGGGTCAATCCTTATCATGAAATCACCTTAACAATTGCGCTCATGTTCCCTAGACCCATCAGTGCATCACCCTGTATTCTATGCTTCCTATAAGCCCCACGGGCCCCGTCATCATGACGTCCCCTGCAGGTGCAGCATGGTGGACCCTGAGGGGTGTTTCATCGAGAATTCTTCTCTGGGGGCCCGTTGCAACAACCACCTCAGGCTCACCCACCCCTTCAAGGACATGGGCACCATGACCCCCGTCGCCATGGACCTCCTGATGGGTTATCTCCCCACGGGCGAGTTTCAGGAGGAGTTCCTCAAGTTTCTCAGGGGACAGCATTTTTGTGTGGTGCTCCATGACCCCATGTATTCTTCCATCCAGGATGCTGGCTGCCAGGGTGTGGCCGTTACCCGCATCAACAGCGACCAGCGGACCATCTGCGTCCACTGCGGGGTCAAGGAGTGCCCCTGCTATTGATGCGAACTTGGAATCCATCATAAGGATCGGGTGCTCAGCTGAACCCTCAATGGATTTCATCCTGGTGAAGTAATCGGGCACGTCGCCAAGGTATGAGAACTCCTGAGGTTTCACTGGTTCTGTGAGTTTCTCCCGGATCTTCATAAAACGGAAGTTCCTATCACCCATATCACCACCCGCACCATGGTCCTGAACAGCCACCCCCAGGAAGTCAATCTCCAGTTCAACATCAAAGTGTCCCAGGGCCCCGGCTATGGCCTCAAGATCAACATCCCCCAGCTTCACCCTCCTCAGGCCTGGGTCCCTGTCTGATATCTCTATCCCCATTGCCCTGACCCTTTCAAGGTCATCCCTGATTGTCCTTGCTGCCTCAGGGGTCATCACAACCCGGTAGCCCCTCTCAAGGTGTTCCATTATAGCCCTGCTCACGGGCCCCCCACCCATTGTCTGGCCATGAATGAAGATGTCCTCAGTGATTCCCCTGATCCTTTCTGCGATTATCCTTGTGGGTGAGGGCATTACCATTTTTATGGAATTTTCAATTCTATCAACTGTCGTGTCATGGTACATTATATCCTGGGTCCCTGCCCCCACATCGACTGCAAGTATCTTCATGTGGGAATCATATCTTCCCCCCATTTATTAACCGTTTCTTAAATGTACATATATGTACTGTAAAGTTTTAAATAGTTCTTTGAAGAGACGTTATGCATGTAAATGCTGATGATGACTTTATCATAAAATCTAAGGTGATACCATGAACAAGATTGTTCTTGACGAAAACGAAATACCAAAAAAATGGTACAACATCAACCCGGACCTGCCATCACCACTACCCGAACCCAGAAACCCTGAGGGCGGAGAGAACATAGAAAACCTCCCGAGGGTATTCTCAAGGGGTGTGCTTGAGCAGGAGATGTCAATGGAGCGCTGGATAAAGATCCCCCGTGAGGTCAGAGATGTTTACAAGATGATCGGAAGGCCCACCCCACTTTTCAGGGCAAAGGGCCTTGAGGAGATGCTTGACACCCCCGCCAGGATATACTACAAGAGGGAGGATTATTCGCCCACAGGAAGCCACAAATTGAATACTGCGATAGCACAGGCATACTATGCCCGTGAAGATGGTGCTGAAAGGCTCACAACAGAAACAGGTGCCGGACAGTGGGGAACAGCTCTCTCACTTGCATGTTCACTCATGGACCTCCAGTGCAAGGTCTACATGGTCAGGGTTTCCTTCAACCAGAAGCCCTTCAGAAAAACAATAATGCAGCTCTACGGTGGCGAGGTTGTCCCATCACCAAGTGACCATACCGAATTCGGAAAGAAAATACTCAGCGAAGACCCCGAACACCCAGGATCCCTTGGTATAGCCATATCCGAGGCAATGGAGGAAGCCCTTCAGTATGAAAACGTTTACTACTCCCTTGGAAGCGTCCTCAACCACGTTCTACTACACCAGACAGTGATAGGTCTTGAAACACAGAAGCAGCTGGAAATAGCAGGTGAAACACCTGATATCATGATAGGCTGTGTCGGAGGGGGCAGCAACTTTGGTGGGGCAGTTTTCCCATTCATAAAGGATAAAATTGATGGTAAACTCGACTGTGAATTCATAGCAGCTGAACCAAAATCATGTCCAACCCTCACCCAGGGAGAATACCGGTACGACTTCGGTGACACGGCGGGGATGACACCACTCCTCAAGATGTACACACTCGGCCACGACTTTGTACCCCCCTCCGTGCACGCAGGCGGTCTGAGGTACCATGGAATGTCGCCACAGGTTGCACTCCTTGTGAGGGAGGGCATCGTCAAGGCCAGAGCCGTTGCACAGCATGAAATATTTGAGAGCGGTGTTAAATTCGCAAAGGCCGAGGGAGTGGTCCCCGCACCAGAAACATGCCACGCCATAAGTGTTGCCATGGAGGAGGCCAGGAAGTGCAGAGAGACCGGTGAGGAAAAAACAATAGTTGTGAGCTTCTCGGGCCACGGGCTCCTGGACCTCCAGGGTTATGGGGACTATCTTGAGGGCAAAATCTAAAGGCCCATTAATCCTTCAGGAGCAGCTGGCTTAACCCGGCCTTATGTGATGTGAAGCTCAGGCTGACTTCGGCCAGTGCCCCCTATCTTCTTCTTCAATACATATAAATACCATCACAACCTACACTAGATTAGTTTATATCAATCTTTAATTTATATCAATCTCATCAAGGTGATCTGATGGACTACAGGAACATCGTTATCGGTGCCATGATCCTTATCATAGCACTGATGGTCGGTTTCAATGTTGCCCTGTACATGGGGGCCCAGGAACAGAACGTAACCCAGCTGGACTGGGCTGACAATGCAACAACAGATATGAGTTTTGCAAATGAATCCCCCGCGCCGGTCAGTACCGACAACACGAAAACAACCACAAAGAGAACCAGAACAAACATCACACCCGGTGAAGGAAACACCACAGAACCTGAAGAACCCGAACCACCGGCTCAAAATCAAACCACATAAGGAGGATCAATATTGTACAGAATAGGTGAAGCACTCATAGGAAGCGGTAACGAGGTCGCCCATATAGATCTCATCATAGGTGATAAGGAGGGAAACGCAGGGGCTGCCTTTGCAAATGGCCTCACCACCCTCTCCCTCGGCCACACACCACTTCTATCGGTTATACGGCCCAACCTCATGACAAAACCCGCGACCCTCATAGTACCCAAGGTTACGGTGAGCTGCCTTGAGGACGCCGATAAGGTTTTCGGATCAGCCCAGATAGCAGTTGCCCGTGCAGTTGCCGATGCAGTTGAGGAGGGAATAATCCCCGAGGAAAAGGTTGAGGACCTCGTGGTAATTGTCAGTGTATTCATACACCCCGAGGCAGAGGACTACCGCAAGATATACCAGTACAACTACGGGGCAACCAAACTAGCCCTCAGAAGGGCCATGGAGAACTACCCCTCAGCCAGAAAGGTCCTCAGTGAAAAGGACCGTGGAAGTCATCCCATCATGGGCTTCAGGGCAGTCAGACTCTGGAACCCCCCCTACCTGCAGGTTGCCCTTGACCTTGACAGTATGGAGGGGATGGAGAGGATCATTGACGCTCTCCCCAACAGGGAAAGGATACTCCTCGAGGCCGGAACACCGCTTGTCAAGAAGTTCGGTGTTGGTGTTGTAAGCAGGATAAGGGAGCTTCGAAGGGACGCGTTCATAATAGCCGACCTCAAAACCCTTGACGTTGGCAGGATAGAGGTTAAAATGGCTGCAGATGAGACTGCTGATGCCGTGGCCATATCAGGTCTTGGAACCGTTGAATCCATTGAGAAGGCCATCCACGAGGCCCAGAAGCAGGGCATATACTCCATACTGGACATGATGAATGTTGAAAACTTCGTTGATAAACTCAGGGGCCTCAGATACAAGCCAGACATCGTCCTCCTCCACAGAAATGTGGACCTTGAAACCCTCAGGGCAGAGCGTGGAGAGGACATTGGTGAAATGAGCGAATGGGGTAATATCAGGGAAATAAAGGATATACTCGGTCCCAGGGGCCTTGTGGCTGTTGCGGGCGGTATAACGCCCTCCAAGATGCAGGAGGCCCTTGATAGTGGCGCCGACATAATAGTGGTTGGAAGGTACATAATCGGCTCAAGGGATGTGAGGAGGGCAGCCGAGGACTTCCTGGAGCACATGCCCCAGGATCCCGACACCATGAGACTGCCCCTTGACGAGGACGAGTCAATCTAGCCAAGAAGAGGGTTGCATATGATAGTGGGTATATGTGGAAGCCCCAGGAAACAGGCCACCCATTACGTGCTTGAAAGGGCCCTTGAAACACTGGAGGATGAAGGGTTTGAAACCGAGTTCTTCACTGTGAGGGGTAAGAACATCTCACCCTGCAGGCACTGTGACTACTGCCTCAGAAACAGGGAGTGCGTGCTGAAGGACGACATGTACCCACTCTACGACCTCCTGAGGGGGGCCCACGGAATCATAATTGCAACCCCTGTCTACAATGGTGGTGTCAGCGCCCAGGTGAAGGCTATAATGGACCGCTGCCGGGCTCTGGGTGCAGAGGACTACGACTCCCTCAGGGGTAAGGTGGGTATGGGCATAGCTGTTGGTGGTGACAGGTGCGGGGGGCAGGAACCTGCCCTCATGCAGATACACACCTTCTATATCCTCAACGGGGTAATACCAGTAAGTGGGGGGTCCTTCGGAGCGAACCTTGGTGCATGTCTCTGGTCAAGGGACAGTTTGGAGGGCGTTAAGGAGGACTCCTATGGGTTAAAAACCCTTGATAAAACCCTCAAAATGTTTAAAAGGTTTCTGAATTTCCAGAACCCATAAAATTTACTTATTATCGTTACCCTCTGACCCAAAGGCTTATTTAAGGCACCGCCAGATCTATTTTTCCGGTGATTCAATGGCATCTTCAGGTACCTCCAAACTTCTAAAGGGCAGCTTCTTTATAATAATCGGCAACCTCCTTTTCAGGGTGGGTGGATACGTCTACCGGGTTCTAATGACACGTCTCCTTGGACCCGAGGGCTACGGGCTCCTGGGACTGACACTCCCATTCCAGGGTATATTCCAGATACTGGCCGCTGGGGGGCTTCCACCGGCAATAGCCAAGTATGTAGCCCAGCACCGGGCCCTCAAGGAGGATGAAATGGCCAGGCAAGTTGTTGTAACCTCACTGAAGGTCATGATATTCCTTGGTCTGACCTTCTCCCTCGTAATGTTCTTCACAGCCCCCTGGCTCGCAAACCAGTTCTTCCATAAACCAGCAGCCCAGTACCCCCTGCAGGCTGTTGCACTCATAACACCCTTCAGTGTAATAGTGGGGGCCTTCAGGGGCGCATTTCAGGGTATATACCGGATGGAGTATGTGGTGGTTACAAGGGCTGTTGAGCAGGTTTTCATGATAATCCTCGCAGTTGTCCTTGTGATGGCAGGCTTCTATGCAGCAGGGGCGGTCATGGGTACCGCAATGGGTTTTCTTGCCTCGGCCATATCCGCCATTCTGATATTTAAAAGGCTGATGAACAGCTACTTCCCACCTGCCCCCCCGGAAAAGAGGCTGACCATCAGGGAGGAGCTGGGACTTGTCAGGGTGCTTCTCTCATTTTCCATCCCCGTTATAATCACCGCCCTCTCTGAGATGGCAATATATGATATAAGTGTATTTGTGATAGGTGTGTTCATGGCAACAACCTCTGTGGGGTACTACACTGCGGCTGATCCCATTGCAAGACTCCCCCTTGTAATATCCCTCTCTGTGGCAACCGCTGTTCTTCCTGCGGCATCAGAGGCCTTCGCTCTGAAGGACAGGAGGCTCCTTGAAACCTACATTGTACAGTCATACAGGGTTGTGACTCTCCTTGTGCTCCCTATGTGTGTTGGCATAGCCGTCTTCTCAGAGCCCCTCCTTGAACTTCTATTTGGGAGCAACTTCATCTTCGGTGCTGGTGCCCTGAGCATACTGGTTGTTGGGATGAGCTTCTACACCCTTTTCATGATATCCTCAAGCATCGCCCAGGGAATAGGGTATCCCCGTCTTCCAATGTACGTGCTGGTTGCTGGAACTGTCATAAACCTTGCACTGAACGTTGTCCTCGTACCTTTACTTGGAATCGAAGGGGGAGCCCTTGCAACAACAATTGCTGCCCTTATCATAATGATCGTTATTCTCTGGAAGACCTCAGAGATAACCGGTGTGAAGCCCCCGGGCCTCTCACTTCTCAGGATAGGATTCGCATCAGGGGTTATGGGGGTCTTCATGCTGCTCCTTCCCCAGACCATAATGGGGCTCCTTCTGGCAATCCTGCTCAGTCCCCTGGTTTACGGTGCGAGCCTCCTCATTGCAGGGGGTGTTGAGAAGAGAGATGTGAGGCTTTTGAGGAAGTTTGCATCAAGGATGGGCTCCCTTTCAGGACCCGTGAACAGGGTGGCTGATTTTATGGATCGATGGGCAAGGTGATGGCATAAGAATATAAAGAACAAGATCCATAGGTTCTACAATGAGCTTCAGCTGCAGAATCACCATTGACGGAACCGAAGTCCCCGTGGATGAGAGGAGGTTCAAACTTCTCAGGCTGATCCAGAGCAGGGGTTCCATAAGCAAAGCAGCAGAGGAGACAGGTATTCCCTACCGCAGCGCCCTTGCATATATAAGGAACCTTGAGGAACTCCTTGGTGAAGAGGTTGTAGAAACCAGAAGGGGTGGAAAGGGGGGTGGTGGAGGTAGCAGACTCACAGAAACAGGTATCAGGGTTGTCCTGGAGTATCTTAAATTAAAGAGGGCCCTTGAAAGGCAGATTTCCAGTAACGAAATTCAGGGAACTGTTGAGGAGATTTCAGGGGATGGTTCAAGAATAAGGGTGGGAAATTCCCTACTGGAGGCGCCAATGGTTGAGGGGTTATCCCCTGGGGATGAGGTTATACTACTCGTTGACCCTGAGGATATTGTGCTCATGGGTGAAAGGTATGATACCAGCATGAGGAACATCATTCCAGGAACTGTTACAGGCCTTGAACTGGAGGGGGACATTGTGACTGTCAGAATCAATGCAGGTGACATTAAACTCAAAACCCGGATAACACGTGAATCCCAGAGGAAACTGAAACTGAACCCTGGATCCGATGTATATGCGGGTTTTAAGGCTGTTGCTGTTACTGTTCTTAAGATATGAATGATTGGTGGTGATTTAATTGAAGATCATTGTGGATCCAGATAAATGCACCGGATGCGGTGAGTGCCGTGAGGCTTGTCCCAAGGGGGGCAGGATATGGACCATAGACAGGAGAAAACCTGCCAGAGCCTCAAACCTTGAATTCTGCCACCAGTGCATGATATGTGCAAGTAAATGTCCTGAAGGCGCAATAAGGATCATAAGGGATGATAACTATGAGAAGAAGTCTGAAGACCAGGGAAACCCTTGAAACCCATGTGAAGGTTGATCTGAACCTTGATGGCAGTGGAAGGTCAAATGTAAATACGGGCCTTGGATTCCTTGACCACATGCTTGGATCACTGGCCCGTCACGGGCTTATGGACCTTGAGGTGGAGGCAAGGGGTGATCTGGAGGTGGACGACCACCACACGGTTGAGGATGTTGCGCTGACACTGGGTGAGGCCCTCAGGGAGGCCCTTGGTGATGGGAAGGGTATAAGGAGAATGGCCCATGCAATGGTCCCAATGGATGAGTCCCTGGCCACAGTTGCACTGGACCTGGGTGGAAGACCCTACACGGTACTTGAACTTGAGTTCAGTGGTGCCAGGATTGGGGATGTAACATCAGATAATATAGGGCATTTCTTTGAGTCATTTGCGGCTTCTGCGGCCATCAACATCCATGCGTCTGTCAGGGGAAGTAACGACCACCATAAGGCCGAGGCACTCTTCAAGGCACTTGCAATGGCACTTAGGGATGCTGTACGTGTTGAACACGATATGATTCCAAGCACAAAGGGCAGATTATAGAGAATCTGCAGAGAATGTGTGGATGACAACATGCTCCTGAAGTAAGTTCATTATTGCATCTTATCGTTTCTCAGTATGTGAATCAAGGATATTCTCACAGGTCATTGCAGATAGGGATTCTTATGTTATGGATGCAATTTTATTAAACAGTTTTCACTTAAATTTATACAGATACAGCTTGCAGTTTACGGCTGATGATATTAGCCAGTCTGCGTCACAATCCATCACGGAAGAATCTTATTAAAAAATTTAAGGGGGGTAACTGCTTTGTGTGAACTTCTGGGGTTCTGTTTTAACAGAAAAGTGGAACCATCCTTTTCCCTCAGGGGTTTCAGGATGAGGTCAGAGTATAATCCTCACGGCTGGGGGCTGGCCTTCTATCCAGATAAATCGGTACAGGTTTACAAAGAGCCCTGCCCATCAAAGGAGAGTCCCCTGTCACAGTTCCTGGAGAACTATGAACCCATAAGTTCCAGGATCATAATATCCCATATACGTTGGATAAGCAGGGGGGATAAGTCCCACAGAAACACACACCCCTTCCAGAGGGAATGGGATGGAAGGGACTATGTGTTCGCCCACAACGGCACCCTCGACATGAATAACCCTGAGGGTGGAAGGTATAAGCCCGTTGGAACAACTGACTCCGAGATCGCATTCTGCCACATAATGAACCGCATCAGTGATGAGGGCATTAAATTCCGGGATGATGGGGATTACAAGTGGCTCCGGGGTGTCATGAAGGAGATCAACGGGCTTGGGAATTTTAACTGTCTCCTCTCTGATGGTACGCACCTCTTCTCCTATCATGACATAAAAGGATACAATGGCCTCCGCCAGTTGCATCGAAAGGCGCCCTACGGTCCTGTTGAACTCCTTGATGATGATTACCAGATAGACCTCGCCCACGAGAAGAAGCCTGACCAGGAGGGTTACATCATCGCAAGCAGACCATTAACCAGTGAAAAATGGGAGGCCTTCATTCCAGGGGAATTGAGAGTTTACAGAGATGGGAAGTTAATCTGCAGGGTCAGCGAGTAAAACATCTGACCACTGGTAAGCTGCAGCTCATTATTTCCAGCGAGCCAGGTCATCCTATTACACATTTTCATTATAGTATTCAAATGCCGCGGGACCCTAATGTGCAGCCATGGAGTATACACACTCTGGAACTATAAGTATAACTGCAAAGTGAGAATTAAAATCCTAATTAAAAGGCTCATGCATCAGAAAAAATAAGTGGTTGAAGATCTATTCTGGCTTGGCCAGAAGATCCGTCTTGCTAAGTGTTTCGCCTTCCTTACCGTGTGGTGTTCTAAGCACGGTGTCGTTGGCCTTTTCGATTTCCCTTGCTTCAACTGCAAGTCTGGCAGCTGCAGATAGCATTTCGTGTGCTGAGGCAACGATTGGTATGTACTGGTCAGGGTCCTGTACCATGAAGCAGCCCCTCACGTCTATGTCAGCCACCTTGGTTGCTATCTCATATGCAGCCATTGCCTTGGCCTTTGCATATGGGTTTGTGTAGCCTGCTGCTTCAACCGCCTTATCTGTGTCTATTACCACCTGTGGAAGTTCAGGTGACTTTCCGGATTCAACATCCGCGATCATTGCATCGATTGTGTTCTGCACAACCCTGTATGCTCCTGTGAATGCAAGAACCTTTATAACGTCGGAGTTGAAGGATGCCATCTCTGTTGGGTCCAGGAACTCCCTTCTTGCCCCTATCATGGGGTCTGCCTTGACTATTATGTATCCAAGTCCCTGCTCCTCTATTTCATCCTTGACCCTGAGGCCGGGTGCGTCACCTATTATCATGGCTGGAACATCAGCCTCTGACAGGAGCTCCCTTGCCTTTGCAGGGCCTGGTGCACCAGGGTTTGGGCTTATGAATATAACAAAGTCCCTATCCATTTCAAGCATGGTTGGTACTGCCCTCTCGATTTCATCGGGGTTCATCTTTGCACCTGAACCCACGACACAGACATCGATGTTTGGCCTGTCTGCCCTCTCATCAAGTAACAGGTCCAGCACAGGTGAGGTCCCGATGTTACCACATTTTATTATACCAATTTTTACAACCATTAGATCACCAGAATCTTATTATTTTGCACCTTATTAAGTATTTTATGATTTAAAGATTATGATTAAGCTTTTATATGAGTAGTATATTTTTTACCTTTTCTGGGATCATGATGATTAAAATTTAAATTATATATAATATTTTAATCATTTAATTTAATATTGGGTTTATTAATCCTCCTCCCTTTCAACCACAAGAACGTTGCCTGTGAATATTTTTGAGAAGATCTCCCTCCTTATCCTGATCCTCCCCATGGCAGGGTCAGCC is part of the Methanothermobacter sp. K4 genome and encodes:
- a CDS encoding F420-dependent methylenetetrahydromethanopterin dehydrogenase, translated to MVVKIGIIKCGNIGTSPVLDLLLDERADRPNIDVCVVGSGAKMNPDEIERAVPTMLEMDRDFVIFISPNPGAPGPAKARELLSEADVPAMIIGDAPGLRVKDEIEEQGLGYIIVKADPMIGARREFLDPTEMASFNSDVIKVLAFTGAYRVVQNTIDAMIADVESGKSPELPQVVIDTDKAVEAAGYTNPYAKAKAMAAYEIATKVADIDVRGCFMVQDPDQYIPIVASAHEMLSAAARLAVEAREIEKANDTVLRTPHGKEGETLSKTDLLAKPE